ATGTAAAATTGAAGCGGTTATTTGCCAATGAAGACCTTTCAGAAGCAATTGCCTATTATCAGCAGCATAAAGAAAATGAAGGTATACTTAAGGCTTGCAAGGAGGTACTGGAAAATCTGATTGAGGAAAAGAATTACGCAAAAGTCAATCAACTAGCCGAACAGGTCTTGGATACGATCATGGAAGATTATCACTTTATCACATCCAAGGTTGGAAAGATTTTATATGCTGCACTGAAAGTAAATAATCAAGGATTGATTGACCATCTGATACAGCGACTCTCCAATCAGCAATCGGCCGAATTATCTGCTGGTTTCCATACTTTTAGTGGCGACTGTATATCCTGTGACGTGATGAATAATATTGGTGGATTTGCATTTTCCTTACAAAGAAAGCCAACGTATAGAGAGTCACAACGTATGTATGAGATTGCTCTGGACATCCAGCCTCCTCAACCGTGCACCAATCGTCTGGAAATGTTCTGTAATGCCTTATGGGTATTGCAAAACGACAATACGGGCTTGCCTGTTAACCATGAGTTAAATGAGAAGTTTCTAGCCAAATGTTTGCCATATGGCCCTAACAATCCAGCTATCTTTTTTAATGCAGCCTGCCTGTATGTAGAGATGAATCAACTGGATAAAGCAACAGAGTGTGTACAACATGCCATTGATCACCTGTATAACAACATCAAAAGCATGAAAAACCAGATACAGACACTTGCCATGTTTGCGGAGTTTCGCGCCTATCCCCCATTGAAAGCGATATTGAAGATATAAGTGCTTTGCTTGCAGATAAAACCAACTAGTATCCAACTGATACTCCTTTACTCCAGAAGATAAAAAGAAATGCAGGTATTTTACAACACCTGGAAGGCCATTGTGAGTTACTTGTTTTACCAGACTGGAAAATACTATTCGATAAAAGAAAGAGTTATTTAATCCTATGCAAATACAGGAAACACCCGAATACCAACTCATTAAAACTATATATGGAGACCGAAAAGCAACCAGAAGTCAGGTACCGTTACTAAATCACATTGACGAAGGTATACAGATTCTGGTATGGGAACAGGCGGAGTTAACTATTCAGCGTGCGTATTGTCTGCATCCGATATTTCAGGGAGATGACTCACTACTGGAAAACTATAAAAACGTTTCGTTAGACAATCTGGAAAACAGAGCTATTCTGCTGGTAATGGAATACTGAAATATTGCCAATCAATACCTTTCTACCCACATTATTACCTAGTTGGAAGAGATCAGACTCAGCCCGCTGAATGAAGTGAATCAGATGCTGATAGCTGATAAAATACAGAATCGAAAAGATTTTGAACGCTATCATCAACAATCCCATGCACGATCTGAGGAGTTAACAATTTACTTTGCTAACTGGCTAAAGCGACTTGGAATAAGCGAAGAAAAATACCAGCACTATTGTCACCAGCTTCCAGGCTGTATGCAAGCTGGTCATACAGATCTACCGGTATAGTTACCAGCAGAAACATGCCCATCTATACAATCAGAATACAATCCATAATCTATTGAAAAGTACCATAGTATTAGTAGAAGCCCTGATTACCTTTTACTGTTTTTTTCACTTCCAGTTGTAATATGGTGAAAGCATACTTTAAGGCACTTGCCAGAGTAGCTTTAGTTATGATATGTGAAAAATCAATGCCCAACTGTACTACAGTCTGGGCTATTTCAGGCCGAATGCCACTAATGATGCATTCGGTCCCCATCAGGCGTGTTGCACTGACAGTTTTCATCAGATGGTGTGCTACCAGAGAGTCTACAGACGGGACACCGGATATATCCAGAATAGTTATAGTACTACCTGTGGCTAAAATCTGCTCCAGCAGACTTTCCATCACTATCTGTGTCCGGGAACTGTCCAGGGTGCCAATGATGGGCAAAGCCAGAATCCCATCCCAAACTTTGATAACAGGAGTAGATATTTCCGTCATTTCATCCGCTTGGCGCAGAATCACTTCTTCCCGTCCCTTGATGAAAGTTTCGAAGGTGCTAATCCCAAAAGAATCAATGAGTTTACTTAGTTTCAGGCTATATTCATACAAAGCAGTCGGATCTTCACTGATTTCCTGTTGCAATGTCTGTAGTATAGAATCTTTCAGGCTAAAGATATAGACGCCTGTCTCTCTGGGTGAAAATCCTTGCAGAGCACGTGAATAGGAAATATCTGCAAGCAACTCTAAGACTGGGTTGAACACAGGTGACTCCAGGTCAGTAAGACTCTGATCGGAAATCGTTTTGCCTAATAACTCTACCAGTTCTACAGATTGGTTTCTCAGTTCTTCATTGTTTATCAGATCTTCCCGCAAGCCTTCGTCTGTTAGTTGAGCATTCATCCATTGCTCGAGGATTTGTTTCTTTTTTTTCTGGAAGAATCTGGAAATATCCAATTTCATGTAAATGGGTATAAAGTTAAATGGATCAGAAGGCTATAAACGTACTGAAAAAAAACAGCTATCACTAATTAAATAAAAATTAAGCGCAGTAACAGGAATATAGCAGGTGCCAAAGTCGAAAAATCGCTGTATTTTACGACATGTTCCCACACGCAGATTTCTTACAGCATTAACCCAATACGATGGCTACACCAGAGGAACTGGCGAAGGTGTTGACAGATTTGCCCGGAGTCAGATGGTATATTTTACATCAGACACATACAGTCATTCTTTTCGTAACATTCCCAAACGTACAGGGTTTAGACTCATACAAACCTATAGGTTTCAACCAAAAGGACTCATCCACAGAAAAGCTTCAATCGTTACATAGGCTGAGCTGGTTATTTCCAGCAGATCCGGATTACTTGAAGACTTGCTTTTCTGATAATTAAGCATCTTTTCTTTTGTTCGTGAAAGATTCTCTATTGCACGTTCCCTAAGCAATGGAGAAGTCGCACTAGCAATTACAATTTGCGCCCTGTTGATAATATCAAACATAGAATCTGAATCGATTGTGCCTGTTTCAATACTCTCTATTTCTGTAAGAATCGCTTCTAAAAGAATTCTTTTTTCATGGGTTGTCGAATGTAGCACAGCTCAAATACATATACTGAACATTTATTATTCTCGATGGTTGATGGTATAGTTAGATACTTGGTTTTAGATACTCAGAGTAAAACTTTCAATAGAGGCATACACTCTGGCTATCATCTCTACCAAAAATACGGGGTCTTTATTCGGTTCGTTTTCATAGGAAGAAAGTCCTGTTTCGACAGTATCAAAGAAAGACAATGCCTTAGTTTTCAGTATGTGAGCCGCACCTCTTTCGTCCATTTCCAGAGCTTTAATCAATAAGGTTGCATGCATCATAATCATTCGCAATTCATCACAGACAGAAGCATCATCGGCTCTATGAATCAGACTTTTCACTTCGGGTAGTAACTCAACAAGCTCTGCTCTGGGTGTACTGAATCTTTCCTCTTTCGGCATTTGACGGTTCCTCCTTTTTAATGGTAACTTCCTTTGATTCAATAAGCAAAGTGGCTGTTTGATTTAGAAGGCATATAAAATATTAAATAGCCCTGGTAAAACTCACAATTGTGGTATAGGCTTTAGCTGAGAGGTAGATAAAGAAAAGAGAAGCACTGTCTGTGGAGGGTTTCTCGGTTTCGATATTTTCCAGTATAGTATGTAGAGTGGTCAGCGTATTTAGTTTCAATGCAATTACAGATTCATTCTTGCCTGCTTCTGATTGACTGATCGCTTCTACTACATGCTCAATAATCGTTTTTAAATATAAAATACAGGTATGGTAGCTTTCATCCTTATCAATTAGTCCTTCAATTTCTTTTAGTGATGTAATCAATTCTGACCTGAGAACACTACTTGCTTTTCCATTAGCCATGTTGCTTTCGATTACCTACATTAAATTAGAAGTCGCTAAAATGCTATTGCTTATGTACTAGTCATTGAATCTGCAACTGGCAGACTACTTTTTTATGGTTCTTTGCAAGAGAAGAGGCATAGCTTAATGTATAGACTTTCGCCATGAATTTATGTATGTATGCATACTCAAACGGATCACTATCTGATCAAGCTCATTCCTGTTGTCCTTACGTGTTTCTCTACCTTGAGCACTCAATGATAAAGTGGAAACTAGCAGGTATTCTTTCCATGCTTTTACTGATCCTGTTCAGAGAGTTTTATTTTCTAAAAGGAGGTGGATAATGGCTATCAGAGATGCTCACTATCGGGTGTTCTACTTGGCGGGTAATTCTTTTGATATTGTATCGTAAAAGTTATGACAGCCAATGACTCATCTGAGGTCATTTTTGATTTTTTAAGGCTTCTTTGTCACATGCTTTTGTTTAGTAATGTCAAATGTAACTTAAAAAAATACAATAAGAACACAAAACACAAAAAATATTTGCAGATGGTAGTAAAATGAATAGCAAAAATAGGGTAACACCACTGACACTGATAGGCAGTATGTGTATCATACCAATGCTGGTAGTAACTACAAATCTTCCAGATTACTTTTTCGTTTTTGCTTAAGTCTTTTGTAGAAAGATGGAGAGAATCCCGTTATTTTCTTAAACTGATTTGATAAATGTGCTACACTGCTGTAATGCAACTGGTAGGAAATTTCAGTAAGAGTAAGCTCGTTATAGAGTAGGAGCTCTTTCACTTTTTCAATTTTATGCAGAATAATAAATTGCTGAATGGTTATTCCTTTTACCTGTGAGAAGATATTTGAAAGATAGGTATAATCATACCCCAATTTTTCACTGATATAGTCTGAATAATTTATGGTAGGCAACTTCACTGAATAGTGAATCATTTCGGTAATAAGATTTTTGATTTTCTCAATCAGAATACTCTTTTTGTCATCCATTAATTCCAGTCCTGACCGAAACAAATTTCTCTTTAGCTGATCGTGTTGTTTAGCAGAAAGATCTTCCCTGATTTCGACCATACCCAATTCAAGTGCAGTGTAGTCAAGCCCTAATTTCCGGAGTTCTTCCTTTACAATCAGTTTACACCGCAAACTGACCATGTATTTAATATAAAGTCTCATATGTTTCTCTGTAACTCCTGCCGTTAGTGTTTATACTCTCCTGCTTCTTTGTCTTGTATCGCCTTCCTCCATATAAATCAGGATCTGTAAACGAAGGAAACTAACTGTGCTGAAAGAGTGGGGATCAGGATGGTGGGTAATAATGAGTAGTTGAATACCTCTTTCTTTCTGACGGATCGTTACACATAGTGATGACTCACCTTGTTAATTTATCACCACTATTTACAGCTTATCCTGTTTTTTGTATCTGTTTGTAGTATATCTGCCAGACTAATCAGTGAAAGATATAAGAAATTTTCAGAACTATGTAATGCTTTCCCGAAGAAGAAAACCCACCTTTACCAGATAGTATATCCTCTGAAAAAACTATTCCTTGAATATACAGACAAATTCTAAGATTTACTATGAAATTGATTAGTATCTTTTAAAGATAGCAACAAGCCAACAGATGGGTGTATGTAGAAGAACTCTCCATGACGCAAATTCTATAAAACAAGTAACAGGCATTTCAATCAAGCCTGATTGATTCAACACCTGTGAAATATATAAGGCTGCAGGAATTGTATGTAACGTTTTATAGCTCAGATGTTCTCATCTTTATCATTCATTTTACTCAACTTTATGAACAATCCATACCAAAACAAACACTCCAGGACCTTAACCGAATCTTTTAAAATTATTGGTGACTGGAATTATCAGCTAAAAAAACTACAGGAAATATTTCCGCAACTGACCAATGCTGACCTGCATTTTCAAACAGGCAAAGAAGAGCTCCTGCTTGCAAGAGTAATGAACCGTCTCAATAAGGAACGGATAGAAGTAATAGAGATCATTCGAAAAGGACAAGTAAAGAGAGTAATTTAACAGGAAACTGTTTCCCCCCTCCATAGAATCTTTTAGTAGCAATATATAACTGATCAAAACTTCATCGCTTTTATACCCGCTGAGGCTGTACATTCACATAACAGGTATTGTTTCATGTAAAAGTTCTTTTGGTAATAGTATCTCTGAAAGAAGAAAAAGTAGAAATAAGACAGAAAACCGGCACAACATAACTATCTCATTGTAACATATTTATCCGCAGTATGCTACATACTAATACTTTTTTAAAAACGTTTACACTAAAGCGGACAGCAATGTAATGGATCTGATTTTTCTCTTTTTTCAACTGAATTGTATACAATGGGGTTTCTTAATTTTTTTACACAGGAGATAGCAATTGACTTAGGTACTGCCAATTTTTTAATCGAGCAAAATGAGAAAATAGTAGTAGAGCAACCCTCAATCATAGCAGTAGATAGTCGCACCAATCAAATGATTGCGTTTGGACATCAGGCTTATTTAATGGAGGGAAAGACCCATGAATCAATTCGAACAATACGTCCGCTTCGGGGTGGCGTTATAGCTGATTTCAAAGCTGCCGAGCAGATGATCAAAGGAATGCTACGGATGATTCCTCTGAAAAACAGATGGGCAACTCCCAGCTTTCGTATGGCCATTTGTATTCCTTCCGGTATTACAGAAGTAGAGAAAAGGGCTGTGCAGGATTCAGCAGAATATTCAGGTGCCAAAGAATTATATCTGATTCATGAACCTATGGCGGCTGCTATCGGAATCGGACTGGATGTAAAAGGGGCAACAGGACATATGATTATCGATATTGGAGGAGGTACTACAGAGATTGCTGTAATTTCACTGGGTGGAATTGTCTGTGACGAATCTTTACGGGTTGCTGGGGAGAATTTTGATGAAGATATTATTGATCACATGCGAACAAAACATAACCTGTTGATTGGAAGATTTACGGCTGAACAAATTAAAGTTGCTGTGGGAGCTGTTGGCTATGATCTAAAGACCCCTCCGCCCGATTTTAGTGTAAAAGGCCGTAATTCATTCACAGGAATGCCACAGCAGGTACAGGTTGGTTACCAGGAAATAGCTCATTGCCTTGAAAAATCAATTTCAAAGATCGAAGAGGCTATCATGAGGGTGTTGGAAAATATCCCCCCTGAACTGTCTTCTGACATTTATCAGTCAGGTATTTACCTGACTGGTGGTGGAGCTATGCTGCGGGGCTTAGATCAGAGAATTGCTGCCAAAACTCATTTGCCAGTACATGTGGTAGATGACCCATTACGGGTAGTGATGAAAGGAACTTCAATAGCCTTAAAAAATAGTAAAAACTTTTCCTTTTTAATGAAGTAAGACATCCTGGCAAACAACTATCAAATCCTATCTTTTTCTGCTGGTTTATTAGATTATCTGATAAATAATAAAAGCCGAGGTATCAGAAACGAATTTGATATCCACCAGAATATAGTGCGTATGAGAGCTGAGGAAGTCAGTAATAGTATTGGCTAACTCGACTCCGTTTGTCGCTGCTAAATGTGTTGTGCTCAGATTTTTGAAGTAAATCATAGAAATGAAGTTAAATAGACAGATGTATGAATAAAGAAAGTAAATATTAAAGTAAATATTATGGAATAGACTCAAGCAACCTTTCCACAGATGTCACACTGGTATAAAGCAGGTTTTCATTTAATGATCCGTTTGACATCGATCCATATGAAAAAGGAACTGTATTCGTAACTGAGTAATTGCCTGGAAAAGATTGTTCTCTATAGCAGGTATGAACCAACTCTCCTTCCAGCCACTTCAGATTATCATCTATCTGCTCAATACAGAGTAGTATCTGAGAATTATACAGAAGAAGCTTTGTATTTTGTAGATACCCTAGTATCTGCTCACAAATCTGCATAGAAGAGTAAATATCTCCTTCTGGCCTTCCCTGATGCAACAACAATTGAGACTTCAGCAACTGTAGGCCATGCTTAAAATTATTCGTTTCCATTTTAATAGTGATATATCTTAAAGGTGTATCTGTTTCGATGGTAATACGTTTTTGAACGTGTGCAGGAAAAATGATAATTCCCTACTGTATAATAGGAGAGAGTGAAAGATGAAACAGAAAAAGTATTGAAACTGCTTTTTATAAACATAACGTTTAGTTAAAGATAATAGCAGATTGATCCCAGTCCCATTGCTGGTGACAAACACGGATAAAATCTACGTAGTCTCCTTCGATACAGGTATTGCTCACCCCATCTACAAGATTAAAGTTTCCTTTCCAGGGCCAGCAATGAATGATAACTCTACCACTTTTTAGTTTCAGATCATAAAACTGGTTTCCGCACTTTCCTGTGTATTTTTTCCACTCATCCATTTTTGTCCTGTTACTATTCTTGCCGACATGAGATCCTGAATTATCTTTTGGCAGGTGTATCCAAAGAGTCTGCCGGTATGGAATCGTATAATTCCATCATTGCTTTTAGTGTATTATTGATCAACTCATTAGTCGATTTTTTATAAAGTAGCTTATAGATAGTGCTTGTTTTATCCGGATGCATAAAGTCAGGTTTTTGAGGCATCCCAATCAGTTGAGATCTGGTCCAGACTATAGTTTCATCGATTTGTTCGATACAGGTGTGGATCTGAAGCTGATAAGAAAGAAGCTCTGAATTGAGCAGAAAGACAAGAATCTGTTCACAGACAAAGATAGGCTCAATTCCCTGGTCCCAGGTTTGATTCCTACAGTGAATAAGTCTGGAGCTTAAGAAAGCCAGCTCAGATTTAAATCCATTGACTGTATTCTCCACTACCATTCTTTCTCGGTTTAATATGTTTTAATTTTTTTCCCTCTTATTTACTTAACAGGTTCTACTCTGTTCATTGATGAGTCAGGCTATTGTTCATCGTCTTTTTGAATAACTAAATAACTATATTTCTTAAAACTAGTAATGGATAGACTATAAATGTACTGCCATTTATTCTACGATGTGTTATATATGTCTCAAGTAAGTTTACATATATCACAGTTAGAGCAAAGAGAGACTCTACTATAAATAACAGGGTATTGATTCCAGACAGTATCCTTCTACTGTTTTATCAGGGATATAATCTGGTCTCTTGCTTTACGTGATTCGGGAAAGTTCATAAGCATCCATACATGCACCATCTCCGCATACTCGTAGTAATGGATAGCTGATTTCTCTTTCTGCATCAGAACCATCAATTTGCGCGCATCTGCGGCCAATATATCCCGTGATCCAATAAATAGATACATAGACGGCAGTCCTTTTAAAGGGCCATTGATAGGGCTAACCATAGGATTATGCACATCTGTATCTCCTGCGTAACTAATACCTGCTTTTTGCAATCCTTCAATGCCTAGAAACGGGTCCAGCGGATCTATAGCCTGTATGGCAGGGTTGGTCAGAGAGATATCCAGCCAGGGAGATAAGAGAAAAAGTTGCCTGGGTTGGGTAACTTTTTCCTGTTGCAGTTGCTGACAGAGTGCCAGGGCAAATCCTCCACCAGCAGAATCTCCCATAAGAATCAAATTGTGAGCAGGTACATGATCAAGTAGTTCTTTATACAATGGAATCACCATTTGAAAGGCATCCTTGTAAGTGAAACCGGGAGCAAGTGGGTAATCAGGAGTGGTAATGCTGCATTGAAGATTTTGCACCAGGAATGCCATAAAAGTCCAGTGTTGTCTCACAAAGTTCTGTACATAGGCTCCACCGTGAAGGTATAAAATGTGTTTGCCTGACCGACGGTGTTTGGGATGTAATGTAAAAACAGGACGTCCCTGTATAAAGCTTTGTTCTAC
The DNA window shown above is from Xanthocytophaga agilis and carries:
- a CDS encoding rod shape-determining protein, whose protein sequence is MGFLNFFTQEIAIDLGTANFLIEQNEKIVVEQPSIIAVDSRTNQMIAFGHQAYLMEGKTHESIRTIRPLRGGVIADFKAAEQMIKGMLRMIPLKNRWATPSFRMAICIPSGITEVEKRAVQDSAEYSGAKELYLIHEPMAAAIGIGLDVKGATGHMIIDIGGGTTEIAVISLGGIVCDESLRVAGENFDEDIIDHMRTKHNLLIGRFTAEQIKVAVGAVGYDLKTPPPDFSVKGRNSFTGMPQQVQVGYQEIAHCLEKSISKIEEAIMRVLENIPPELSSDIYQSGIYLTGGGAMLRGLDQRIAAKTHLPVHVVDDPLRVVMKGTSIALKNSKNFSFLMK
- a CDS encoding STAS domain-containing protein; amino-acid sequence: MKLDISRFFQKKKKQILEQWMNAQLTDEGLREDLINNEELRNQSVELVELLGKTISDQSLTDLESPVFNPVLELLADISYSRALQGFSPRETGVYIFSLKDSILQTLQQEISEDPTALYEYSLKLSKLIDSFGISTFETFIKGREEVILRQADEMTEISTPVIKVWDGILALPIIGTLDSSRTQIVMESLLEQILATGSTITILDISGVPSVDSLVAHHLMKTVSATRLMGTECIISGIRPEIAQTVVQLGIDFSHIITKATLASALKYAFTILQLEVKKTVKGNQGFY
- a CDS encoding AraC family transcriptional regulator; the encoded protein is MRLYIKYMVSLRCKLIVKEELRKLGLDYTALELGMVEIREDLSAKQHDQLKRNLFRSGLELMDDKKSILIEKIKNLITEMIHYSVKLPTINYSDYISEKLGYDYTYLSNIFSQVKGITIQQFIILHKIEKVKELLLYNELTLTEISYQLHYSSVAHLSNQFKKITGFSPSFYKRLKQKRKSNLEDL
- a CDS encoding alpha/beta hydrolase, giving the protein MASIKSKAFIIFLRLIRKKSFLKMQFDFGKFDFYQCPKPPKKIYDICLVEQSFIQGRPVFTLHPKHRRSGKHILYLHGGAYVQNFVRQHWTFMAFLVQNLQCSITTPDYPLAPGFTYKDAFQMVIPLYKELLDHVPAHNLILMGDSAGGGFALALCQQLQQEKVTQPRQLFLLSPWLDISLTNPAIQAIDPLDPFLGIEGLQKAGISYAGDTDVHNPMVSPINGPLKGLPSMYLFIGSRDILAADARKLMVLMQKEKSAIHYYEYAEMVHVWMLMNFPESRKARDQIISLIKQ